GGCCCGACAGCCGCCTGCGTCGCCCCCCAATCCTGGACAATTTCGAGCACGCTGTCCGCGCGAACCGCTCGGTACGCATTCAGGGCTGGTATCAGAGTAGTCTGAATGCAGCGTCGTTTCCCTTCTTCTCAAGCCTTGAGCGGAAACTGATGCTGCAGCTGGACATTTCTGAGGGCGTCAAGAGCTACCAAATTCAACCGAAATCAATTCAGTACAGTATCAGTGGTGTTGCAGCGTCCTACACAGCCGACGCCCTAGTCCACCGATATGTTGGCGCCTCCTACTACATCGAGGTCAAAGCACTCGCCCATCTTCACGATCCGGAAGTCGCACGAAAGTTGGCTGCCGTCGCCGAAGAACTTGCATCGCGGAACACACCGCTCAGAATCGTCACAGATGCGTATCTCGCTACTGAGCCGCGGCAATCGAACATCCGCCAACTGCAACTCTATCGGTCGGTTGAGCCTGATCTCGAGCACGCGTATCGCGTAGACACTCTTCTCGCGCAATCAGCGACTGCAACAATAGGTACTCTCGCCGCGCTTACAAATGATTTGGCTGCTGGACGCGAAAGCGTCTACGCCCTGTTGCTGCGGCGGCACCTCGTCACAAACCTTCTAATGCCACTTGGGGATCACTCTGTTGTGCGCCACACCCATCATTCATAGGCTCCGGCATGTCACTCTCGATTGAAGTTAACGATGTGATCAACATCGATGGCGAAGAGCTCCACTTTCAACATCGCACGCTCGCCGGTGACCTATGCTTTAAGAACCGCGCAACCGCGGCCGTAAAGACAATTCCGCTCGATGAAGCGCTTGCACGGTTCTCGAGAGGTGAGCTTACTCTACGAGTATCGACTGACGATGCGAACATCAAGACGATTGACATCTCAAAGCTCCATGCAGACTACCGCAAGATCGTCGACCAGCGCCTTGCGTTCGTCAAAGCCATCCTGTTCGCGGGCAAACCGAAGAACATGCGGCTCACCTGGCCCTCTATCATCCAGGGTGTGGCGGCCATTCAAGGCGTCCATGCGCCAACTTGGACGACAGTACGGCGCTGGGTCAGGCGCTATGAAGACAATTGCGGAGATGCACGATGCCTAATTCCTGCTTTTAGCGGTCGTGGTCGAAAGGCCCACTACAGGAGTGACGGCGAGACGGACTTCCTAAACAATCTCATCACTCAATGCATGACGGCCGAACTGGCACCGACTGTCGTTACTATCCATGGGATCATCACAGCCAAATACGCCGAGATCAAGGCCGTACGTGCGGATACTGTCCTATGGGACTGCCCTTCGATCGACTGGCTATACAAGCACCTTCGGCGTGTCGACGCGTACGACAGAGCCCGCTTACAGCAGGGACAAAAGTACGCCGAGGAGCATTATGGCAAAGTCGGTAAAGGTGTCGCCGCCACATTCCGTCTTGAAGTGGTTGAGATCGATCACACGCGAGCGAATGCATCGGTTAAAGATGACGTCACTGGCATTGACCTTGGCCGACCCTGGATAACGATCGCAATCGACCGCTTCACAAGAATGGTCGTTGGGCTCTACATCGGCTTCGAGCCGCCCAGCACGTATTCCGTGGGCCAATGCCTTCGCAATCTAATCATGCCCAAATCCTACTTAAAGGAACTCTGCCCAGAACTCATGCTCTCATGGGATGCCTACGGCCTACCGGTCACAGTCATTGTCGATAACGCGATGGAATTCCGCAGCGATTGGTTCAGAAACGTTGGCGCATCTTTGGGCTTCGACATCCATCAGCAGCCGGTAGACAAGCCTGCATTCAAAGGAATCGTCGAGCGATTCAACAAGAGCTTGGAAGATGGGGCAATGATCCTGCCGAATCGAACCTTTGGCAGCGTGGCCGCTAGGGGAAAGCGCAAGCCACAAAAAGGAGCCAGCCTCACCCTGGCGCAATTCAGGAGCCACGTTCATTTCTGGATCGTAGCAGTGTACTGCAACAGAACACATGAAGGCATTCTCGATGTGCCAGCCCGCCGATGGAATGAAGACGTTAAGCGTCACCCACTCCGACTTCCGACCTCCGCGCGGGATCTTGATTTCGTCCTCGGAATAACCAAGCGAGCAAAGTTAAGTCGTCTTGGTGTCCGTTCACACAACCTCTTCTTTAACTCGACGGAACTCTCGCGCCTGTACAGCCGCATTGGCGCCGAGACAGTCGACGTCACAATTGATCCAGCTGATATCTCTCGAGCTATCGTCACTTACGCTCCAGAACATCTCCAAATCACTGTCCCCTGCACAGATCAAGAATATGCGAAGGGCCTCACGCTTCATCAGCACAATCTAATTCGCGCTCTGGCCAGAAAGCGGAACGCTGCCTTCCTGAATCAACCCGACAGGATTGCCGCCCGGAATGCGTTCTTCTTGGCCTCGGCCGATATGATGGAGCGCTCTTCCGGTCGCCACCGCGCCAAGCACTCCCGAGGACTCGGCGATGAAAAGGTCAAACAGCCCTCAAACGACCTCTCTCTCTTGGCGAGTCTCATACTAGAGCCGCAAGACGACCTCGATCTTCAGGCTGTCCTGGCTGAAGACTCTGTTCACGTCGCGCTTCCATCTGAATCGCTGGAGGCATTGAGTTCCTCATCGTTACCTTTCGCAGCCTCACTGGAGCAACATGCTCCAATGGAGAAGACCTCTCTAGCTCCCCATAGGCAATTCTAGCCGTAGAAAAGGCCGGATCATGATCTCCAATTGCTACATGCACTCTGCCTATCGCGCAGCGAACAAGGGATTAAGGCGATTTGTCGACTCTCGGGAGGGACGATTGACGCAGCGCGCCCTACTTCTTCTTGGGCCGGCCGGCACAGGCAAGTCAACGCTCATAAACAACTTCTTCAGAACACCTGAATTTGAGGCAGTGGATACCCCGCTGGGTCTACGTCAACCGGCAATCATTGTCGAAGCTCCAAGCCGTGGAACCGTCGGCGCACTCAGTGAGGTCATTCTTGCAAAGTTGAACGACAAGAATCCACAGCGAGGTAATGTTCAGGCAAAAATGGCCCGCATGTTCCACAATCTGCTGGAGCAGAAGGTAGGCGTCATTGTGATTGATGAGGTCGATCAATTAACTCTGACGAACGCATTCGCCTATGCAGACTATCTTAAGTCCATTCTGAACCAGTCGAGGTCCCGTCTTGTACTTGTCGGCCTTGAAACAGCGCTCTCGTTGCCACGTGCGAATGACCAGTTGGCACGACGTTGTGATGCTCCGCAACTTCTCAATGCATTCGATTGGTTCAAGTTGTCAGATCGGAGTGAATTCAAACAGATCTTGGAGGGGATTCAGAACGATGCGCCATCCGTATTTGCCGAGTGTCCAATCAGTGATCCCACTCTCGCCGCGGCAATAAACTTTGCCACAGAGGGGTCGCTCGGGTTCGTCGACTCGCTGCTCACCTATGCCGTTGACTGCGCTAACGACGACGAACGCGACCAATTGACGATTGCAGATCTCGCCCAAGCGTGTGATTCAATTTATCAGTTAAGGTCGATTGCTGGTGCGCGGATAAATCCATTTCGTGATGCGCTGCCTCTTCAATGGAGGCCGCTACCGTCATCCCCCTCCGCGACGACGCCCAGAGTTAGGAGTTGCACCACCAAGGCAGGTGCACGATGACATCCTACCCATTGCGCATCATACCTGGCCCTAACGAGAGCGTGCGCAGCATTATGCATCGCCTTTCAAAGCGAAACGGATTTGAGAAGATATCTTGGTTGATGCACGACATCGGATGCCGCAAAATGACTTCCGCTTTGAGCAGCTTCAGCGTCCGAAAGTTATCTGGGCTCTCGGGGATTTCTGCTCGTGACCTTGAACGGCGGCAAGAAGCAAAAACGAAGCGAGTGACGACGCTTAACGGTCACAACGTGCCTCTTGGCAGCATCGATAGATTGCACTCGAGACTCTGTCTACGATGCTTCGCCTCAAATCAGCAGCACTTCTGGACGTGGGATTACCTGCCTCTAACGCATTGCCCGATCCATGCTGAAGTAATTATTCGGCACTGCCCAAATTCCAACATCCCTCTTCACTGGCACAGAGCAACTCTTACAGAGTGCCCTATCGGCCACTCGCTACTTGCACCCCAAATTTGCCTTGTGAGTGATCCCAGCACAATTCCGGTTAATCGAGCAATACTAGACCTCATGACTTCGGTTGAAACTGAGGCCGGCGATCGCCCATCGCTTCAGGAACTCGTCACGGTGGCGGAGATTCTGGGATGCATTGGGTACGACAAGGAGTCTGCTGGGAAGATGAACAGCCAGGAACGCTATCTTGATCCGCTCTATAAAGATGCCATGGCTCGCGGGTTTGAGGTCATGCAAGACGTTCGCTCCCGCCTTCCCAGTCTGTTGGATCGCCTCTTCAATGCTCGACAGTCGACGAACTTCTTGTTAGCAGGTTCATCAGCCTGGCGTACCAAGCTTCACAATAGGCTCTGTCACTACTCTGAGTTTCCCTTCGTCAATACGATTTCGCGAATTCTGTGGAAGTACGGCGAGGAGCGAAGAATTTCATTCCCTCCTGGAGCATTCGGCTGGACGCCAACTGGCTTCGGTAACAAGTTTATTGCGGCCACAGCTGCACGCGACTTACTGAAAATGGATATGAAGTCTGTCGCCAAAGTTGCTCGACGTGAGAATTGGGTCGGCGCGCAGCAGATATTGAGTGGAACACCTTCTTGGCTTTTGCGCTCTGAAGTTATGTCGTGGATATCTCAGAATGAGAAGCTGTTAACCGCAACTTCAACCGCACTCCGGCTTGGGATTACAAAGGAGACACTCTGCGAGTTGAACCAGCTTGGTGTCTTTGGGGTCGCAGCATCCAGTCGGAAGAATCTCAGCCCATTGATGCCTCGCTTACGGCGGCAGGAGTTGGATGACTTTATCGTTGCACTGAAGTGCCTCGCTATCGACGGCACAGACACCATGGACTCGACGTCTTGGATGGCTTTAACAAAGAGGCCTGAATCGATGAACCTGAGTTTTGCTCGAGTTGTGTCCGAAATCTTGAAGGGTCAGATTCGTGTGTACTCGCCGATACCGGCAGAGCTTCCAAAGGTCCGCTTCAGCTTTGTGGACGCCGCAGCAATTAGTCGATCAATTGGCGGCTCGAAGACAGCAAGGCTAGGTTCGGCCGAGCGCACATTGTCGATTCGCGAAGCATCGGTGAAGTACAAACTGGGCTATAGCCGTATGCAGCAAGCTATTGAATATCAGCTGATCGCAGGCTGCCAGCCTGGCTTCGGAATTACTAAAGGATATGTGACCGATCAGGCTATGGTGACGTTTCTTCAGAATTTCACGACATCTCGTATCGTTGCCGATATGATCGGAAGCACAACGATGTCAGTTACAATGACATTGAAGAGATTGGGTGTGAAGTCGGTGCAAGCAAAACGCACAGGCGTGACCGGCAATGACATCTTCTCCTGGGCCGACGTGAAGAAGATCGGACTTACCAAGTTAAAGACAAAGACCAAGCCTAAAGATTGTCCAACCTCCACGAATTAGGCCAGATTGGTCTTCTTGCCTCGCCACCATCCTTCAGAAGAGGCCATTCACTTCATCACAATTCGGACGAAGTTTCGAATTCTGGTCGGCTTAAAATCCTACGCCACCGCCTTTGCTGCTGGATAGTCTGTTACGGGCGCATGGATGGAGCTCCGCTTCATAATTTCCCATCGTCCCACCTACTGCATGGCGGCGTCATTTCATCCCCTAGTCGGCTCTTGTTCCCAGCAACTGAAATCCCTTATGTGCGGCTTCGATGTAACGCGCTCACTTTGTGAAAAGGATTCAGTATTTCCTCTATTTCTGTCGCGTTATTTCAGGAATTCGTCCAATCGAGTCATTTATTTCCCGCAGTTCACCAAACAAGGTCCTTATTTTTCAAGCACTACGCTGACATACGCGATTCTGCATTTTCACTACGTGACATTCTCTTACCGGTCAACCCGCTAAGGCGGGATAGAACGTCTTTAGCCGCTCATAGAGCTCGCGCCACAGCCGGTATTTCCGGTCGAGTTGCGCTTGGCTGACAGCGTTAGGCTCGAATGTGCGGCCCGGTGCCACATACTGGCCGATTGCCGACCACTCCTTCACCGCACCGACGCCCATGCCGGCGACAAAGGCGGCGCCGAGCGATGAGCCTGGATGCCGATCGATTCGGGTGACTTGGCGGCCCAGCGCATCCGCGGCGATCTGCAGCCACAAATCGCTCGCCGCACCACCATCGGCCGCAAACACCCGGCCGATATTGAGGCCCAGTTCTTCAAACGTCTCGACATGATGTCGAAAGCCGAACACGACGCCTTCGAGTGCTGCGCGCCAGACATGGCGGATGTCATGGTTGAGCCCCAGCCCCACGAGCGTGCCGCGGGCGAACGGGTCGTTGAGCGGTGTCTTCTCGCCGAGGAAATAGGGCAGGAACAACACGCTGCTATCCACAACAACATCGGCCGTGCGCCGGTCGAGCCATTGATGGATCGAGACGCCCGCGACTTGCGCCTTGGATACTTCACCACCGGCCCAGTTGGCGATCACCCAGTTGAGGAAACTGCCACTCGACGCCATGCAGCCGTTGGGAAAATAGAGGCCTGGTACGATGTGATAGTCGAGAAACAGTCGCCGATCGGCAACCGGCTTGTCGGACGAGAGCAGGATGTCCCCGGCACCACCGAACTTCAGCACCAGATCGCCGTTCCGCGCTGCACCGCAGACGAAGGCGGAGGCAACATGATCCGCACAACCGGCAACGACCGGCGTACCGGCCTTGAGTCCGGTATGACGCGCCGCTGATTCCGTGACAGCGCCAACGATCGCATGACTATCACCGATCGGCGCCAGCATGTCCGGCGCAATCCCGCTCAGGGCGACAAGTTCCGGATGGTAGCGACCGGTCGAGACGTCGACGAAACCCGATTCCAGCGCCCAATTGTGTTCCACCTGGATCGATCCGCAGAGCTGGCTGGTGATAAAATCCGAGGCACCCACCACATGCCTGGCGCGCGCAAAGGCAGCTGGCTCATGCTCCCTGAGCCACATCAGCTTCGGCCCCACCAGTTGTTGGCTATAGCCAGTGCCCGACAGCTTGAGAAACCGTTCCTCGCTCATGCCCTGGCGAAAGACGCCCAGTTGCTCGGTGGCCCGCGCATCATTCTGCTGGATGCTCCGCCGCAACGGCTTGCCGGTCTCATCCAGCAGGATGACGGTCGGCAGCATGCCAGTGACCCCAACGCCAGCGATATCGCCGGCGGCGATGCCGCTCCTGGAAAGCAGCGCGAGGCAGATCTCCCCGCAATTCGCCCACCACTGCGCCGGATCCTCTTCGGACCAGTTCGCGTGATCGGCGTGGAGCGTCACCGGCCGGCTTTCGATCGCCAGTGTGCCGCCATCGGCATCGATGAGGATGCCGATGGTCGAGGTGGTGCCGATGTCGAGGCCGATCAGATAGGGCATGGTGGCGATGATCTCAGCGGATTTTGCCGACCTTGTCCATGAAGCGCTTCACCCGGTCGCCATCGACCGATTTCCAGGTATCGCCACCGAC
This genomic interval from Rhodospirillaceae bacterium contains the following:
- a CDS encoding transposase family protein, translating into MSLSIEVNDVINIDGEELHFQHRTLAGDLCFKNRATAAVKTIPLDEALARFSRGELTLRVSTDDANIKTIDISKLHADYRKIVDQRLAFVKAILFAGKPKNMRLTWPSIIQGVAAIQGVHAPTWTTVRRWVRRYEDNCGDARCLIPAFSGRGRKAHYRSDGETDFLNNLITQCMTAELAPTVVTIHGIITAKYAEIKAVRADTVLWDCPSIDWLYKHLRRVDAYDRARLQQGQKYAEEHYGKVGKGVAATFRLEVVEIDHTRANASVKDDVTGIDLGRPWITIAIDRFTRMVVGLYIGFEPPSTYSVGQCLRNLIMPKSYLKELCPELMLSWDAYGLPVTVIVDNAMEFRSDWFRNVGASLGFDIHQQPVDKPAFKGIVERFNKSLEDGAMILPNRTFGSVAARGKRKPQKGASLTLAQFRSHVHFWIVAVYCNRTHEGILDVPARRWNEDVKRHPLRLPTSARDLDFVLGITKRAKLSRLGVRSHNLFFNSTELSRLYSRIGAETVDVTIDPADISRAIVTYAPEHLQITVPCTDQEYAKGLTLHQHNLIRALARKRNAAFLNQPDRIAARNAFFLASADMMERSSGRHRAKHSRGLGDEKVKQPSNDLSLLASLILEPQDDLDLQAVLAEDSVHVALPSESLEALSSSSLPFAASLEQHAPMEKTSLAPHRQF
- a CDS encoding TniQ family protein; amino-acid sequence: MTSYPLRIIPGPNESVRSIMHRLSKRNGFEKISWLMHDIGCRKMTSALSSFSVRKLSGLSGISARDLERRQEAKTKRVTTLNGHNVPLGSIDRLHSRLCLRCFASNQQHFWTWDYLPLTHCPIHAEVIIRHCPNSNIPLHWHRATLTECPIGHSLLAPQICLVSDPSTIPVNRAILDLMTSVETEAGDRPSLQELVTVAEILGCIGYDKESAGKMNSQERYLDPLYKDAMARGFEVMQDVRSRLPSLLDRLFNARQSTNFLLAGSSAWRTKLHNRLCHYSEFPFVNTISRILWKYGEERRISFPPGAFGWTPTGFGNKFIAATAARDLLKMDMKSVAKVARRENWVGAQQILSGTPSWLLRSEVMSWISQNEKLLTATSTALRLGITKETLCELNQLGVFGVAASSRKNLSPLMPRLRRQELDDFIVALKCLAIDGTDTMDSTSWMALTKRPESMNLSFARVVSEILKGQIRVYSPIPAELPKVRFSFVDAAAISRSIGGSKTARLGSAERTLSIREASVKYKLGYSRMQQAIEYQLIAGCQPGFGITKGYVTDQAMVTFLQNFTTSRIVADMIGSTTMSVTMTLKRLGVKSVQAKRTGVTGNDIFSWADVKKIGLTKLKTKTKPKDCPTSTN
- a CDS encoding TniB family NTP-binding protein, coding for MISNCYMHSAYRAANKGLRRFVDSREGRLTQRALLLLGPAGTGKSTLINNFFRTPEFEAVDTPLGLRQPAIIVEAPSRGTVGALSEVILAKLNDKNPQRGNVQAKMARMFHNLLEQKVGVIVIDEVDQLTLTNAFAYADYLKSILNQSRSRLVLVGLETALSLPRANDQLARRCDAPQLLNAFDWFKLSDRSEFKQILEGIQNDAPSVFAECPISDPTLAAAINFATEGSLGFVDSLLTYAVDCANDDERDQLTIADLAQACDSIYQLRSIAGARINPFRDALPLQWRPLPSSPSATTPRVRSCTTKAGAR
- a CDS encoding carbohydrate kinase; translated protein: MPYLIGLDIGTTSTIGILIDADGGTLAIESRPVTLHADHANWSEEDPAQWWANCGEICLALLSRSGIAAGDIAGVGVTGMLPTVILLDETGKPLRRSIQQNDARATEQLGVFRQGMSEERFLKLSGTGYSQQLVGPKLMWLREHEPAAFARARHVVGASDFITSQLCGSIQVEHNWALESGFVDVSTGRYHPELVALSGIAPDMLAPIGDSHAIVGAVTESAARHTGLKAGTPVVAGCADHVASAFVCGAARNGDLVLKFGGAGDILLSSDKPVADRRLFLDYHIVPGLYFPNGCMASSGSFLNWVIANWAGGEVSKAQVAGVSIHQWLDRRTADVVVDSSVLFLPYFLGEKTPLNDPFARGTLVGLGLNHDIRHVWRAALEGVVFGFRHHVETFEELGLNIGRVFAADGGAASDLWLQIAADALGRQVTRIDRHPGSSLGAAFVAGMGVGAVKEWSAIGQYVAPGRTFEPNAVSQAQLDRKYRLWRELYERLKTFYPALAG